Within Vicia villosa cultivar HV-30 ecotype Madison, WI linkage group LG1, Vvil1.0, whole genome shotgun sequence, the genomic segment AAAACCAAAGAACTTTTTATTCCAAGGAATCTCATCTATacatgattcttttatttttattccacGGCATAAAGGGTGGGAATATAACATTCCCATGGGAATAATTTCAACCAACTATAACTTCCCCCTACTaatcacttttatttttatttttattttttttgtaattttaaattaaacaaatttacaATTATTCATAAAAAACTTTAATTTCTATCAAACACATAAGTGTGAATAATAATCCTAGAAATAATAATCTTAAGAATactatttcaaaaaatataatttgaaaccttgaaacaaacacaccaaaTAATCTCAATATCTCCGGTGTTAGTATATACATAATGTTTGCTTTCACAAACTAATCCACctatcaaaatataaaaataaaatgagtcCACCTTTTATTAAACCCATTTAGATGGATTTAATTTGGACTATTTCATCATGAACAAGTCTTAGATGGATTTAATTTTGGCTATTTCATCATGAACAAGTCCTAGTTGTTTAGATTATTCACAAAGTTGTAATTAGAATAGAAGTAATCAAGATTACATATTTAAATAATTGTATAATCATGCCAGCTGATCTTGTTTGTTCACTCTAAAAAATTTATTCCAATGTTTCAATGTGTCGTTTGCAAGCAACACAAACACAAAAGGCAGATGCTGTCGAGTCTTAGGGACAGTTTGACTAAGAAATTCAAGATTTGTTGTATATATACCACCAAAAAAACGTGAAATGTCATTttcatatttatgttataaaaataaagaaaaagctaTCAATCTTTTTATGGTACCTTCATGGTAATGGAGATACATAAGATCACAAGTTAACCTTATAAAGTTATATTATATAGAGAATTTTTTTAGGACGGTTGAAAATGTCAACATATATTGAACATTCAAAATGTTACAATATTGAATTAAAAAAACTACTAAGGTCCAACAAACAACTAGCAAGCCAAACTTGACCATGTAGATGCATATAtaaatccatccattatgttgtTTTACTACAAGTTATCTCATCAACAATCCTCACCAACTCTTTTCCCATCCCTTCACACTCTATATATTTCATCTTTTACGCAAAAGATTTAGGACTCAGGGTTTAGGATTCAGCTCGAAGATAAACATGTTTAGATCGATGAGTAGAGGTTTTGGAACTGGGAGGTATGAAAGGTTAGGGAAAGAATCTGCCACAACAACACTTTTGCATGAGGAGTTTAAGAGAAGTACAAGCATGCCTTCTAAAGCATCTAATTCTTCAAGAAAAATGGCTCTAGGTTCAACTTTTAGGGATATTAACCTACAAAGAAACCCTACAAAGAAGACTAATAGTGGCAGTAACAAGAAGAGTCATCCACTGTTCAACTTCTTGGATTTTCGTAGGAAAAAGAAAACAACATCTAGGCCTGAATTTGCAAGATATATTGAGTACCTCAAAGAAGGAGGCGTGTGGGATTTGAATTCCAATAAACCAGTTATCTATTACAATTGATATATAGCTTTATTTCTTTGGATTAACTTGAACTTTGTATAATGAATGTTGCTGGTATTTGTGTTAGAATTTGGTTTTGGATTCAATTGCAAACATGCTCAAGTTCATTGATCTTGATTCACTAGTATCTAATATTTAGATTTATGTTGTTTGCTCTTTAACATAGACTGAATATTGAAAAAATACAAGGAAAATGAGGTATGAATTGTGTGTTTAATATGCAAATGTAAAGAGATCATGAAGAGAGTAGACCCATAGAAGTAGTTATGTTCATTCTCTtcacattttaaatattttagttatAATCCCATTAATTTACAATCATTAAGGCTATGTTTGTGAGTTTGGAAGAAAACGGAGGGGAggattttgtaaaataaaaagaattgggtggaaagaataaaaaaaattgggtaggagggttttggagggtttgattttattcataacaccaaaaaccccacaaaatagatgaactcaaaaattgtattgaattagggttttggaggacttatataaattttccaaatatcttttaggttgttatactatttcgaaaattaaaaatttagtaatgataatactCTTTTATCAtactaaacaaaattattttttttaaaaatgtcaaatatttttctataattttttaaatttttgtttttggaagccttTTCCTCCCCTCTCCTCCAAACTCACAAACATAGCCTAAAGTGTTATCTTGTCCAATTGATTAGATTTTAGATTTTTCAACAAAAAGGACATGACTTAACTCTACGTCTTTTCAAATAATCTTACTACAACTTAATCATTGTaaaaaattacaataataaaatGTAAAGGGGTTTGAGTTTATAGTATCGCACTCACAGAGAAGATAAAAAACATTGGTATCACAACAAAAGTGTTTGATCTACGtagaattttaatttattttaaatttaattcccTATTTAATTGAGATCATGGAGCGGTGgtgataatgaatggttgagattatTCTTGTCTTTCTTGTTTTCACATTTTCTTAACAATAAGCATTTTCTATATGAAGTAcatgtgatttttaatatttcttgaattctttattttttatattcgcAACAAAGTTCTCAATAGAGTTCTTGTAAAAGTTCATGTAAAGATCGTATATTGCTTTACCATAGAGTTGGTTATATTTAATAACTTGATTGGACTAGATGTTTTTCTAGGATAAGAGCAGTTGCGGAATGTGTATTAGGTGTGTTAGAAAATTTTCATATAGTTTTAAACTATTATGTGTATAAATTGTCACACATAAATTATACTATTATACCTTATGTATTATGATTCATACCTCTTTATTTAAAtttgatactttgagagagagtGGTTTAGGAGGATAAACCATTAATCATCATAAGATAAGCTTCTTGTGGATAAGTTATTTGACCTACCTCTTTTTACAtacctgttgaaagtattttagggtaaatattttcttatatatcgtatccacagagactgagtaatattgctgccgttctatagttactttATAATGAGTCATGAAAAGTATTGGTTTGGTTATGTGATCTCGAAttgcaattaataaaataagatttaaatgaataaaagcttaaagattgaataacaatggtgaatgaataagttgagttctagggttcatcaacctattcatctacaataatcaattaatccacatgtgaacattatctaagttattatcttcattcatcctcaaaactgatattatgtctaatgatcaatctagaaccacctctaccggtatgatattcgatctctcagaataactataaagataaagggaatgaataacgatgatttatgaaaacttcttcaaaacttcatctctgagtattaatcaacaagtcaatgtaaaaacctagggcgaaagtataaaccctatctctcgattgatagttcaacaatgatataaaataaaagcaaggtttttcattgataataaagcttaaacaattgttcacaggaattaatcaaagtaattgcatcttcataggttaactactaccttaaactcaacacaatggggtttagctctccatagccatgaagaacacacaagatttcatggaaggattcatcttcatcaagggaatgtcttcaattgatgttgaattctccgtcggaagttgtcttctgctctggaataggattgctctctgaatttcgctcaccaaaaGATCTCcttcttatgaggattagggcttctatttataacaatttgtctTTGTAACGCAGCTGTCGCGGCTCGGCACGTACTagcgcggcgcgaacccaagtcagagggtttggcgcgtctcgcccatgattggcgcggctcggcctttactttatcccacttctttgtgatttctcttcttcAGAGCCTCTATGCCTGCGTGTTTCACtgtctttgcttcttaacttcaatatctgcacaaataacacccaaagtgacgcaagttgttctacaattagcatcgaacctctcaagttcaattctaactataaaatccttaaaaagcacAAGATATGTTCACTTCTAGCTCAAACGGTAGTTAATTTGACAAATGAAatcactactaattcactcctaacaatacCTAAGTTCTTAACCAACTTTATATTTGGAAGACAACCATTTAGGATGAAAAGCGGCCATGATGAAGACCACCATTCCCATTTGAAAGAAGGTTCTCCTAAACGAACCCCGTATGTCCAGGATGGTGCTTCGAGGTCGATAACCCCTTCCTCGTGCGCCTGAGGAAGTTATTGGTACTTTATTGAACGAGGATCTGTCCTTCGTCAAAAACCTTGATGAGGCAGAAAAGATGGAGCTCTTTTCTGAGGTCATCTTCCACATGTatcgtgtaacaccccaattctacccgaaaatataaTGCgagaaatatcagagtatttaaaatttcaaacaacaaattggagtatcacatatcaacttataacttcaacttgtatttcattcaacaatgatacatagcattcgaataacagtcaactatcagctttatctcaacttaaacaacttggaagtataataagtgtttcatattattcaacttggattcaacggttataataacaatAACTAAAAACATCGACAACATAGAAATAGCGATATAAACgacccccccgagtgctacgtatcagagcgacacaccaacaggactcgatgaagcaacaaacttccacagctatacttgagtacctgcccatttcccatggtaggggaaacatcagcagaaagggtgagatatcaaactatataaataggatcatgataaatcatatattaggtaaagcatataaatgaatcaccgcctcACACAGTATCAACATAAACagcacaaagaacatcatcaatgaatagtcatgatatcaacacataaacatattcaacatgtcatcatataagcatcatCAACAAGTCAACACATAGTCATCTTTATTATATATCagaaattagacatattcggttaatcgcattcacCAGTATTAATATCATCATTCTATTCATTAaatcacaaattcacatcttcacataatttcatcatttaataagtcacaaaaatacaatcactatagtcacaaaacatcgcaactatgaatcacataagacacatgggacatgactcatgtatatgcatgtggtaccaatcggagcttcagcccccgtcaccaattgcccaattcagaggcacaaggcataagccttcgtcactagttttccagtccaggccgtcacagagtatgcatataaaatatgactcgacaaacaagacaataaagcatactcatcacaatcacatatcgtcacgaggcataagcctatatcataatcaattaccatttatacaaggtaattcacgtcatcataatatttcatcttcacttagtcacaaaatcatcatcacaaatatatacaacaccaCGTATTGcaaatcatcacaaaacatcgtcatgtttcggcacatcatcgcaattatacaacttcgcatataaacaagtcattacatatatatcctcatgcttcgacatatcacaacaaacatacaacttcgtgtattaacaaaatcgtcacaaatatacaattcgcacaccatcaagattattacaattatcatcacgtTTCGGAACATCgacacaattactcaatttcacatattaacaaagtcatctcaatcaaaaccacaattttcgatcaatttgtaagataatctcaacatgctaatttatcaagtaaaccgaatcaaccTCCAATTAACATTTAACTCAATTAGAaatcatgttaattatcaaagacaacatcattgacataacaaGATATTGTTTTCAACAtcaatattcaaccaaaacacgattacggtcaaattctcaaggtgtcgtaatttaccgataaaccgaataattaatctaagtccaagtttattccaattaaatagtcttattgaaattaattcaactattagttAAATCCACCAATTAATAATCCTATAATATTAAGTTttaattcaatattctatttGCAATCCAATTTTCGATTTActatttcattttctattccaaaaccaACATTTAATATAAAGGATACTCAAATCTACACcatttcggtcggttcgtaaaataacacaatttcaataaaatatcaCTACCATATtaacctactaattaaacttagctaccacgtaaattttcatcaaattccggacaattaattataccgcttaattcagcTATTTTGGTCAAACGAGACTATTTTGAATTACATTAGTTCTATGACAGAATACATGGTATATGCATATATGGTTCTTATTTGAAAACAAGAAATAAAGAAATGCAgttctcaatatatatatatatatatatatatatatatatatatatatatatatatatatatatatatatatatatatatatatatatatatatatatatatatatatatatatatattggaatgAGTAGGTAACTGTTATATATTTCATTCACACACtttcattaatatatatttccaagaaatattaaaaatatgcGCTACATACTACATACAGTAACTAAACACATGCCATATAAATTATTAGGTATCACATAGCTCATGTTAAATGATATATATAGCAATATATCtacataagaaaagaaaaagtgccGCTACAGTGatgtttcaaattcaattttctaTTTTCTACGCACAGCAAGAACAGCAACACAACAATTTAGACAGAAACAACAATTAATACAGCACAGTGGAAAATCTACACCCTAAACCCACATAAAatccatcatattcccatttaggtagaaagaatcccccttaccttggattgaatgcaGCTTTAAGGAATTTCAatggaaaaattgaagaaaaatcacACTTTggagcaacactttgggtctccttcttctcctcttcacaaccctaacccctctttccttttttctctttttttctttttcctcggTTACTCTCACACTCTCTCTTTTCCAAAATGACAAAAATTATCCACTACTTAACTACCACTTTCTAATGGGCCTAACAAAATATACCCCTTAATACTTAGAGATGTCATTATTTAAGCCCAATATCTTTTCTacacttaatgtaaaaataatacttacacttaaatgccattaaaataaaatccaactatttaatataccgacttgttactcaatgtctcatatttccggtctaatcttaattactcagaaaattcccaaaatgctaaataataactcattaatatttctaatactaaaaatattaaaatctttgattaaatGTCGAtctgctatcccgaactaataccgactaaatcgtcccaaaatgagaaaatttcaataaacatctcaataaataaataaataatattattcttaatattattcttctgactatccgactaaaatccgactttaacttaataaatccaaatacgcctcttaaaataataccgaccttccaaattcgactaaatccaatatttaaatcctttagTAATTTAACTAACCAAAATGTCACTTCTAATAATATTCCATcgatataatagtttactcaccGATATAACCACTTATTCACCATAATATAAATTCCAACTGATAATTTCGAAAATAATAtaagaatatttaattaaataaataattaaataatcggggcgttacaactctccc encodes:
- the LOC131644521 gene encoding uncharacterized protein LOC131644521 gives rise to the protein MSRGFGTGRYERLGKESATTTLLHEEFKRSTSMPSKASNSSRKMALGSTFRDINLQRNPTKKTNSGSNKKSHPLFNFLDFRRKKKTTSRPEFARYIEYLKEGGVWDLNSNKPVIYYN